TATACAAGTGTTGCTACCGTTGAAATTTCGACTCCTTTAGATGTTGATGCATCAAATAATTCAGCTTCGGTTACGATAGAACCAATTTGTCTAACTGTTTACAATGAGTTTACTCCAAACAATGATGGTAAAAACGATTTGTTCAGAATTGACTGTATTGAGTCTTATCCAAACAACGAACTGAAAGTATTTAACAGATACGGAGCATTAGTGTATAGTAAAACACGTTATGAAAATGATTGGAACGGTACAGCAAATGTATCCGGTGTAGTTAATAGAGGAGATATGCTGCCAACAGGTACTTATTTTTATGTGATAACCATTGGAGATGGAACGGTTAAAAAAGGCTGGTTGTCTATTATGAGATAATCCACTTCTATTAATCATCTAATTAATTAAACTAAATAAGTATCGTTATGAAACTATATATAAAATCATTAGAAACATATTTCATTTTAATATGTTCTTTTATTACGGTTTGCGCTTCGGCACAACAAGATCCCGAATATACCCAGTATATGTATAATACTATGGCGGTAAATCCAGCGTATGCTGGGTCTACCGGAACCATAGAAGCAGCACTTTTATATCGTTCTCAATGGGTCGGAATGCCTGGAGCACCAGAAACACAGTCTTTCTCTATTCATGCTCCTCTTAGAAATGAAAAATTAGGAGTAGGTTTAAGTATTGTAAATGATAAAATAGGACCTTCAAATGAACTATATCTTGATGGAAACTTCTCTTACTCATTGCCTCTCGGATATGAAAAAAGATTAGCTTTTGGTCTAAAAGCCGGTACGAGAATGTTAAACATCGATTGGTCTAAAGGAAGGTATTACGATGATGATGATGTTTTGTTAAATCAGAACATTAATAATCAGATGAAACTAGCTGTAGGAGCGGGTATTTACTACTATACAGAAAAATGGTATGTAGGATTCTCTATTCCGAGTTTTATTCAGAATGATTACTATGACGATGTAAAGGAATCTATAGATTATGATCGTTTGCATTACTATTTAATGGGGGGATATGTTTTTGATTTGAATCCAAATTTGAAATTTAAACCAGCATTTTTAGTAAAAGCAGTAAGTGGAGCACCGCTTACCGCAGATATTTCAGCAAATTTCATGATTCAAGAAAAGTTTGTTATAGGAGGAGCGTATCGAACAGATGATTCGATAAGCATACTGGCAGGTTTTCAAATATCGCCAAGTTTCTATCTTGGATATGCTTTTGATTATACTGTAAGCCAATTGAATAAATACAATGATGGTTCACACGAGATCATCTTGCGTTATCAATTTGTGAAAAACCAAAGCAAAATTAAATCTCCTCGATTCTTCTAAAACCAAAACTTATGAGAAAACTATATATCCTATGTTTAATTTTGAGCGTTACGTTTAGTTTCGCTCAAAAAACTAACTTAAAGAAAGCTGATGCTTTGTTTAGAAACTTCTCTTATTTGGATGCTTCCAAAGCTTACGAAGAATGTTTGCAAAACATAAAAGATCCATCAGCTCAGACTTTGAAGAATGCGGCAGACTCCTACTATTTTATTTCTGATTCTAGAAATGCTCTCAAATGGTATAGAAAACTGTATGAAGTTCAAGGGAATAATCTAACTGATATTTACTACCTGCGTTATATCCAATCTATGAAAGCAGTTATGGATTATGATGAGGCAGATAAAATCACAAAAGAATATCTAGATAAAAAAGGTGATAAAGTAGAGATTAATAAATATGTTGCCCAAAAGAAATATATGGACAGCGTCGCAAAAGCAAAACCTCTTTACACCATTAAAAATTTGGATATCAATACCAGTAAATCAGATTTTGGTGCCACATTTTTTAAAGATAATGTAGTATTTACGTCAGCTCGTGATACAACAAAGTTCAGTGAAAAATTGTATACTTGGAATAATCAGCCTTTTCTTAATTTGTATGTTGCAGAAAGAAATCCGGCAGATGGCAGTTTATTCAACGAGACGGTTTTTCTTCCAAACGTAATGACTAAGTATCATGAAGCTACTGCAAGTTTTGATAGTAAAGGAAGTACCATTTATTATTCGACCAATATCGTAAAGAAAAATAAATTGGTTGTTGATGAGGCCAAAGTAAACAATTTTCAGATTGTCAAAGGATCCATTGTCAATAATAAATTAGAAAATCCTCAGAAAGTATTTTTTGATAGCGACGATTATTCTGTAGGGCATCCATCATTAAGCGAAGACGGACAATTGCTTTTCTTTGCTTCAGACATGCCTGGAGGTCAAGGCGAAACAGATTTGTACATGGTAAAAAT
The Flavobacterium humidisoli DNA segment above includes these coding regions:
- a CDS encoding type IX secretion system membrane protein PorP/SprF, producing MKLYIKSLETYFILICSFITVCASAQQDPEYTQYMYNTMAVNPAYAGSTGTIEAALLYRSQWVGMPGAPETQSFSIHAPLRNEKLGVGLSIVNDKIGPSNELYLDGNFSYSLPLGYEKRLAFGLKAGTRMLNIDWSKGRYYDDDDVLLNQNINNQMKLAVGAGIYYYTEKWYVGFSIPSFIQNDYYDDVKESIDYDRLHYYLMGGYVFDLNPNLKFKPAFLVKAVSGAPLTADISANFMIQEKFVIGGAYRTDDSISILAGFQISPSFYLGYAFDYTVSQLNKYNDGSHEIILRYQFVKNQSKIKSPRFF